tcagtagtttcaaggattcaggtctgatgttgaggtccttgatccattttgagttgatcttggtgcatggtgataggcttgggtctactttgagttttctgcatatggctgcccagttctcccagcaccagtagttgaagaggctatgtttattccattgtatatctttagctcctttgtcgaatatcagttggctgtaagagtgcggttttatttctgggtcttcagttctaatccattggtcttccgatctgtttttataccaataccatgctgtttttgttatgatggccttgtagtagatcttgaagtcaggtattgtgatacctcctgcattgctttttttgcctagaattgctttggctattctaggttttttgctgttccatatgaatttatggattggtttctctatttcagtgaagaatgtggctgggattttgataggtattgcattgaatttgtataacaatttgggcaatatggccattttcactatattgattctgcctacccatgagcatgggaggtctttccatctccttgtgtcttctttgatttcccttattagatttttgtagttttcattgaataggtccgtcacgtccttggttaagttgatccctaggtactttattctttttttggctactgtaaatggaattgtttccataatttccttttctgtttgtctattgctggtgtacagaaaagctgctgacttttgtgggttgattttatatcctgctactttgccaaattggtttattaggtgtaggagtttgggtactgaggtttttgggtccttcagatacaagatcatgtcgtctgcgaatagggataacttgatttcttccttgccgatgtggatccctttgatgtcctcctcttgccttattgctatggctagggattccagcactatgttgaacagaagtggggagagtgggcatccttgtcttgttcctgattttagggggaatgacttaagtttctctccatttaatatgatattagcagttggtctgttgtatatggcttttattgttttgaggaatgttccatctattcctgttctctccaaagcttttaataggtatggatgttgtattttgtcaaaggctttttgggcatcgactgagataacaatgtgattcttgattttagctctgtttatgtggtgaattacgttgattgatttacggatgttgaaccatccttgtgactgagggatgaagcctacttggtcatgatgtatgatattcttgatcactttctggatcctattagctaatattttattgaggagctttgcatctgtgttcattagtgatattggtctgtagttctctttttttgttgggtctttgcctggtttgggaattagtatgatattagcttcgtagaatgagtttggaatttctccctccatttctatttcgcggaagagtttgaggagtattggaattagctcctcactaaaggttttgtagaattcgttggtgaatccatctgggcctgggcttttcttagtagggaggttcttgattacctcctgtatctcaccgtaagttattggtttatttagctgatttatttcttcttggttcagtttgggcagtttgtacttctctaagaattgatccatttctgtagaattattgttttttgctgagtagaggttttggaaatagctccttatgattgtttgaatatcgtgtgtacttgttgtaatttttcctgtggagtccctgattttacgaatatgagtctcttctcttcttttttttgtaagtcttgcaaggggtctgtcaattttgtttattttctcaaagaaccagcttttagtcttatttatttgttgaatggtctttctattttcaatcagatttatctcttctttaatctttgtgatctctcctctcctagtcgttttagattctgtcatttcttgtttctccagttgttttagtttcatcgtgagggtattcacctgctctgcttccattcttttaatgtgggtgctgagtgcaatgatcttgcccctcagaactgccttagctgtgtcccataggtttctttgtgatgtgttttctttgtcattgtggcttatgaattcgttgatttcatctttaatttgatctgtggcccaagtgttggatagcagcgtggggtttagcctccaagagtgtgtataggctctgtggtatcctttgttgttgagggttacctttaatccactgtggtcagatataatacatgggatgacgtcaatacttttgtatttgctgaggttctttgtgtgggctatgacgtggtctattttggaatatgatccatgggctgctgaaaagaaggtgtattgggtctctgtggggtgaaaggttctatataggtctgttagatccatttgggaaatggtgttatttaggtcctcagctcccttactaatcctctgagtgttggatctgtctcttggagagagaggagtattaaagtcacccactatgattgtttttgcgtctatcttgctctgtaattctttgagaatttgcttgacatatgtcgggcctcttttgtttggtgagtatacatttatcaccgtgatttcttgatcctggatttttccttgtattaatatgtagtgtccttctttgtctttttgagtggactttaaagagaagtcaagcttgtctgagatcaggatggctacacctgccgttttggtggatgcatttgcttggtagatcttgctccatcctttcactcgaagcctgtttttgtcccttgctgtaaggtgggtctcttgtagacagcagatgtcaactttttgtttgcgaatccattctgccagtctgctcctctttataggggagtttaaaccatttatatttaaagagatcaaggataagggtgttttttctccttccattttcttggtgggctgttttttcttcttttttttttttcttcttgtctttagtgagcttgtgtttctgctgggctttggctattgaagtttctttctgattctgtctgtgtgtcttttacgatctctgttgggtggggttcccctcttaatattcgctgtagggctggttttttattcacatactcctttagctcctctttggtgtggaaagatctggttctcccttcgaatgtgaactccaatttcgctggatatttgatccgaggttgtaaattgttattctggagtacttggatggtgttcttccactcgcttcgagcttggtaagtttgtgtggataagtcggatgttattcgaatcctcttcccattgaaaaaagtttccttcttcgctttggctgaattcagaatttgctctttaatcttgaggtctgaagtcttgaatattatgtgccttggggtggctttcctggggtctggcctgccaggtgtcctataggcttcggttacctggatggggtcccctgtgagattggggaagttttctgcaataactttattgagaacatgattaagccctctgctctgatattcggctccttcttctattccaattatgcgcagattatatctcttgtctttgtccattagttcctggattagtcttccctgaagcttcaccttttcttggagtgtggtcattttctggttgttgtcagctgcttcatcgtccaggcgagagattctggattccatatggtctactctttgtgtcatggtttcaattgcggagtttatggatgtcagagagctatttatggttgtcatatcagctctgatcgtggagatttcttccttcaaagagttgtattttaaatctattttttcatgcatttcaattcttaggatgtggagattttctttaaaggcagcttgcattgtatccatttttgcttccatttctttaaagcaggtttgcattgtatccagttttgcttccatttctttcttggcttcctgggtgtccttccagatttccgctctaaattcctggaattgttttctgatttcatttctgacgctttcgatcattcctgttaacatggcctcatttgcttttttagtctccatctcctcttcagtcgtgctgctttttggagctggcgagttggcttgccctttgatgaactgagttatgtttctttgtgatttgcgcatctggagatctggatggcttctcaggtttggtttgtagctcctccctccctcctgtgtagacgtgtctatgggcagcaggtgctgtcgctgtgtccccgcccaccagtgcagggtacgcctaccagagcgggcgctgtcgccgggggccccgccctcctgtgcgctgtgcgttcagtgcaacaggcacttcggcgggatatgcctcccagagcaagtcctgggttgttgggttgtgcttgcgccctcccacgagtccgttgtgggggggggggggtacgtgtggggcccagtgggatcgactgtccgggtgtggcttggcaccttcagacctcacctccgctgttaggaggggggacgtgatcaggctccagtgaccctgctgggctggtattgcccaccagcgcctgtggttttagttgtaagagtctgcgaggtccaggcgcctcaggtggggtttgcacaaccggctgtctcccggcccctgttgggaagggggcggggccggttctgccagttcaggaacctgtggggtgttggtgctgctgagcccttcccctgctaaactgacttcccagcgcctgatgggggtttccccgcctgatttgtgggttctttgttccgtcaggggtgggggaggggggaggggagggcactcacttttgctgctttgtgtgtgtgtcccgcgccgccgttggccctccaggggttggctaagtgtcgtggtgacTTCCCTGGTTCCctatttctgccgcgctgggttcccttgtccgaacccggtgtggacccgaacttctcgtcgctgccggtgtgtcttggtccgcaccctgccttgtgtccgtggggtctccccctatatgaattctgcgctcctggcagcctgtctgccgatcgccgggtttccctttcccagcctgaccctgtttgggccagggtcggctggaggggggagggtgccccggtgaatctccggctccgtgtaggttttcggttcttcttttttgctcctttttgttttcctgcgtttctccactgcttctggctgctggttttgctgggttcttgatggggtgttgggtgttggggttcccagctcactatgccgttggagcgagtcggagtgcctccctattccatcggcgccatctttcttctcccccGGGAATCAGTCTTTACGACTCCTATTTTCAACCAACCAGCCCAACACTGGCaggagagctgaggctcaagcagtagagcaccgtCCTTAAATGAAGAcactaggggacagtgcccaagccttgagtgcaAGATTTGGTACCAGCAAACTAAACTAAATTAAATAAATGCATTTCAATGCTAATTTTGCTTTATGATGGCAACAATCCAGGTCATTGCAGGCTGCTGGGGTGGAATGGCGATGCGGTTAACTCTGTGTCTGTGGCACACAGCTTTGCAGCAGGTTACTGAGATGCCGGATGAAAGCCACTCATTCCCAGGTGGCTTTTCCATACTGACACTGGGGAGCTGTTAAATAGAGAGGGGCAACTAGTCTGAATTGAGGGCTGCTTCTGTTtgtgtcctttttattttctgttgcctGTTATCTCCCTTAATTTTTGtatccatttattatttattctcatTGTTCATTTCCTATGATCCGTTCTaagtttttctttcatatattacTAAGTATACACTGGTTCATTTTCATGTAATTCCAAAAGTGAATAGAGTAGAAATCTAATACTGCAGTGATGTTCGAAGTTAAAATACtcagtaatatattttaaagatccAACTTCTTTTACCTTTGGAACAAGTACCTTAATGTACAGAGTAAGAAAGGTATTGGAAAATCCTGGAGTTGATGATGCAGTTGTTGGatgtgtggtactgagatttgtTTATGGGTTTCAAATAGATAAACTACTGCCTGGTAAAATGGACAGCACTCTCCACAAAGTCAGACTGAAGGTATATAAGGATTCTTAATTTCTATACTTATGCACTAAAGTACGTATTCAGCACTCAAAGAAATGTTTGGTTGTTTTCAAGTCTAAATGgtggaatatattttaaagtaggaaacaaaaatttgctGTTATTTGGGGTGCACAGTTCTAatttgtataaaaattaaaatgctgggctggggatatagcctagcggcaagagtgcctgcctcggatacatgaggccctaggttcgattccccagcaccacatatacagaaaacggccagaagcggtgctgtggctcaagtggcagagtgctagccttgagcgggaagaagccagggacagtgctcaggccctgagtccaaggcccaggactggcaaaaaaaaaaaaaaaacacacacacaaaaaaaaattaaaatgcttgCTGCTTCAATGTGAACTTTCCAAATATATGATCATTTAAATCATTGTCATGGGCATGCATATTTGCTAATTGCAAATGTGTGTACAGTATCTTGTTTGTTAAGATATGATGTTTAATTAACCACATAACAAATATTAATTTGAGTATCTCCTTTGTGTATAAATGCCCTGACTTCACAGTTCcaaaaagcaacatttttttGCTATTGTAAAGCTATTCTAAATGCCATTCTGGGGATATGAATTTTGTGACTCTGAAAGATTAATTTCCAGGAAGCCATGCAACGTAAGTTTGTCTTGACAAGTGAGAAATCACTTCATAAGTTTTGAGTCCATATTCAATCCAACTTCTTAAATTGCCTGACAAAAGTGTCAAATACTTACTGCCATTCCACATGAATGTTAATTATAAGTTAGAATATTCCAATTTATTATACATAATGAGTAAACAAAAAAACTTACTTTCTAAAAGCTAAGCTAgatgattattttaaaacatgtagATTGTTGACAAATCTTCCAAAAGATCATAAACTATACTGACTTTTCATCCATTGAAATTATTTATAGTTTCTGattattatattttccttttacagtTTAAGCAGTTTTGGTAATTTGTAATTTAGATAAAATCTGCTGTCTGCTTTTGTGAAATCCCTGGTACACTTTAAGGTTTTCAGAAATGCTAGACACTGGTATATTGGGATCAAGAATTGGTTCTAAAGATGAGGATGAAGTAGATCGAGTCATGTTTTCAGAGGTCAGGTGGCAGAGATACATGCAGCCGATAAAGATGAGAGAGAAGGCTTCTGGGAAAATCTCATGAGCTGTGTCACCTTGTCTTCAATTGCTGAGGGAATCCACTGCTTGAGGTCACAATGGATAGCATAAAGACCTGAGATGCTTTGGTTGTATTGGCTGTTGTGCGATTTTCTTAATTCCAATCTTGTTGATTTAATATTCTATGTCAGGATTTTTGAGAGGGAGGAGcttaagaagagggaggggaaatagACGGAGAGGGGAAGGTTGGTGAATGCAGTCAGGCCGCAGGTAGAAATGGAGCCAGGTCCCTAGAGGGGAGGCATGGGCCTGGGAGAAATGGGGGACCCATGGAAACGGTGACACTGACAAGGTGCATGACACCCAAACACTGCTAAATTAAATTGAAACacgtttgtacaactacttgaagataattttaaaaaattaaaatgaagtcaaggaaaatattttatatccgTTCTCCACTGAGGTAAGGTAAGTgttagagggagaaagaagactaGTTAGATAAATAGTAGATAAAAGTACGGATGGGTAGATAAACACATAGATAGGCAATGGATAGATAGAGGAATGAGGGAATAGAGGAATGATAAGAGGGTAATCGAAAGATAAATGATagtagatagatggtagatggaTAATAGGAATATAGATGATAGAAATGCGCTATTCTCGGAATCttgtatttgattatttaaataagAATACGGGAAAGATTCCCAAGCGAAGGcttgcacatttatgtgtttccttATACCTGCTACTGATCCCAGTTTAATTATCTTTTGAAAGTAACCCCTGACTCAGACTCAGGCGGCACGACCACCTCTGATAAATGAGTGCCACTTAAGGCCTCCTCATTTCTTCAGTCCATGACTCACCCCTCCATTAATCCTTCAAAGCTGCTGCTCTGCTGGAAGCCAACCAGGTGGAAACGTTGTGGAGAATTACTCTTTCATTTGCTACTTAAAATTAAGAGGCCTAAGGAAGGGTTTGGGCTCCGGAAAGAGCCCCCCATAAAGACAGGCTCTATCAGAAGcctcagtgctgaggattgaggGGTCTGCTGCCAAGGACAGCATGGAAAGCAGGGATGAGAGCAGGCAGGTCAGGACTTTcatctcaggaggccgaggcctgAGGACCACAGGGTCAAAACCAGTGCAGGCTGAAAGttccatgaaactctatctccaattcaccacttaaAAGCAAGAagcggatctgtggctcaaatggtggagcacctgccctgATAGTTCAAGCTGTATGAccaccagcaaacacacacacacgtagaataatttttaaatgatttaaatggACAATTTATTGGTTTACTTGTACTCTCCCTGTATGGGCATCATTGGAAACGGAGTGACTGTGAACTTTACTTTCCTCAAGATGTGGTGATTTGagatacatttttataaaatactttgagACCTTTGGAAAACTGCAAAGAAAGCATAAGAAACCACTTTTCATCACATTCTCTCATGTGAGAAATTGTTCTTCTCACTCTGCATAGTAGTTTATGATTGGTAAATAATGCAGCTAAAAGCCCAAGTGAAATAACGAGAAAATAAAGCTCTTCATTTAATGGAAAGTTTTTGTTTGCCTGACATCCATCACCCACGATGCATTATTGATGTCCATGTTGGTTAGCTAAGGTTCAGCTCTCTGACATAAAATTCGTTAgcgaagagaaaatgcacaggatGGGTGGTGACAGGCTGGGGGAAGAAGACGGGTTAGCAGTCTTGATCTTCTATTATCTTTTCGTGGTGTTGATGCTGGAGCTTGGTCTCAAGGCCTGAGTCCCTCACctggcactctaccccctgagccacacttccagctctggGGTTTTGCCCATTAcagggaggtaagagtctcgttgactttcctgcccaagctgtcttttaactgcaatcctcaggtctcggctTCCCAAGTAACTCGGATTAAAGGTTTGTGCCGTGACTGTCCAGCTGTCGGATTGGAATGGACAGGGGAATGCACATGGTGAGAGTGAAACATTCTACAACAAAACGAGAACATAATTTCTATTCATCAGGTCTCCTAAAAGGACAGAAAAGTGAAGTAACTGAAGAGAAAGacgagattttttttaaatccttcagTAAAAAGCAAACTTAAGACCACACTTTCAATCAAAACAGTCTGTATTTGATGTGAAGCGAACTTGATCAAGAGAGTACCATGCAACTTTCATGTGCTGTTGAAAGCATTGCACACACAGGAACAGCGCACATTACACCTGCCAAGGAAGTAAAACTCAGACGAATCCAAAGGCTGGCTTGCGCTAACACACACTGCGGGGTTCCCAGTAAGAATGAGAGTAAAACTTTATAAAGCCTAAATACTAGACACTCCCATTAGGCAGTAGGTTTTCACTCTATAAAATAGGACACCAGTTGTGTTTATTGACACTGGATATATCAACTATGCTGATATTTTTGTCACTGTTTGCATGGCAGAGATATGGTATAGATCTGGTCTTTGATTAATGAGGAATCACATTAATTGCAACTTACTTTTAAATGCCATTCAGGCTACACACTCGGAGGCAGAACACGGTGTGCATTCTGTATGATTCCAGTGAAGTAAGAGGGGATTTTTCAGCAATGCTCTggaggacccccccacccccccacccccccccaccccccccaccccccataccaAGCTTAGCACAAACCTGAGCAAATTCCTCTAAGACTGGAGGCCGCGGTGGCTGCTGCGAGTGTCGTGCAAGGTGCTCTCTCCTTTGCACGCAGTTTGCACGCTCGGCTCGCCCCACCCCGGCTCCTCCACGCAGAAACCCGTGGGGTCGAACCAAGGGACTCGGAGCGCGGCGGAGGGCGATGGCCTtggcggggcgcgcggcgggagCTGAGGTTCGTGGAGCGCGTGTTCGGCCccgcgcgggcgggggggggggggggcgcggcatCTCCTCGCCGGGCACGGCCACGCCACGCGCGGGGCGCCCCTGAGGCCGCAGGGACCCGGGCGGCGGAGATCCGAGGGCCTCGGTTTGAAGCCAACGCCGGCAGGAAGGTCCACGAGCGCACGGCTCAGCGGGAGCTcgggacccgagttcaagccccgccacGGTGCCCAGGGACGGGAGGGAGCGGCCGCGGGTCCTCCCCGACGCCAGGGCGGAGCGGCCGCGGGTCCTCCCCGACCCCAGGGCGGAGCGGCCGCGGGTCCTCCCCGACGCCAGGGCGGAGCGGCTGCGGGTCCTCCCCGAACCCCAAGCGGAGAGGccgcgcccgggccccgagttcaagtcccagtaccgacAACAACAACACCACAAAAAACCCGCAacagaaaccaaaccaaaccaaaccactgctgcgggcggtgggggggggggcggtgatcgGTGCCCAGGGCAGAAAGCGCCTCAGGGGGCGACTCTGGAACAGGGGAGCGGCGCCTGCCCAGGGCGCACCGGGGTGGGGTGCGGGCGAGATGGGGACCCTGGATCCAAGGGGCCACAAGGCCGGAAGCCGCCGGGGCGGGAAGCCGCCAGGGCCGGAAGCCGCCAGGGCCGGAAGCCGCCCGGGCCGGAAGCCGCCACGGATGGAAGCCGCCAGGGCCGGAAGCCGCCAGGGCCGGAAGCCGCCTGGGGCCAGAAGCCGCCAGGGCCGGAAGCCGCCAGGGCCGGAAGCCGCCAGGGCCGGAAGCCGCCAGGGCCGGAAGCCGCCAGGGCCGGAAGCCGCCAAGGATGGAAGCCGCCAGGGCTGGAAGCCGCCAGGGACAGAAGTCGCCAGGGCCGGAAGCCGCCAAGGCCGGAAGCCGCCAGGGCCGGAAGCCGCCAGGGCCGGAAGCCGCCAGGGCCGGAAGCCGCCAGGGCCGGAAGCCGCCAGGCCGGAAGCCGCCAAGGCCGGAAGCCGCCAGGGCCGGAAGCCGCCAGGGCTGGAAGCCGCCAGGCCGGAAGCCGCCAGGGCCGGAAGCCGCCAAGGATGGAAGCCGCCTGGGGCCGGAAGCCTCCAGGGCGGGAAGCCTCCAGGGCGGGAAGCCGCCGAGGATGGAAGCCGCCAGGGCCGGAAGCCGCCTGGGGCCAGAAGCCGCCAGGGCGGGAAGCCGCCAGGGCCGGAAGCCTCCAGGGCGGGAAGCCGCCAGGGCCGGAAGCCGCCAAGGATGGAAGCCGCCTGGGGCCGGAAGCCTCCAGGGCGGGAAGCCGCCAGGGCGGGAAGCCGCCAGGGCCGGAAGCCGCCAGGGCGGGAAGCCGCCAGGGCCGGAAGCCGCCAGGGCGGGAAGCCGCCAGGCCGGAAGCCGCCAGGCCGGGAAGCCGCCAGGGCGGGAAGCCGCCAGGGCCGGAAGCCGCCAGGGCCGGAAGCCGCCAGGCCGGAAGCCGCCAGGGCCGGAAGCCGCCAGGGCCGGAAGCCGCCAGGGCCGGAAGCCGGCCCCCGTTGCTTCCATGGATCCGGCTTACTCCACTTCCTATTCAGTTTTCCAGACCTTTCCACGTTGTTGCAGACGGAGCGTCCGCCTGCCTTTCCGATGGAAGCGTAGAATTCCGTCGTACACGCGGGTAGACGCGGATGGGCAGGTAGGACGGGTGGACGGCTAGTCCGCGTCTCGACCCATGTGGGGGTGATGTCCCGCCTCAAAGTGTCACTCAGACCCCCGCGGACGCGGCCCCGGGCACCGCGCCCGCCTGCGCCCCCAGCGCCCCTTCCACGATTGCCATTGGGAATCCACAAACGACATGAAATTGCCATccaagcagaaaatgaaaataatgtgtaGATTCAAGAGCAATCATAAAAACAAcgaagaaaaaggcaaagaaacggTCCAGAAACGAATGCAGGTGCAAAGCATGGAGAAACACCTGCGTACGACTCAGGAATGAAGTGAAACAATCTGTAATCATGTGGTTTATGTTAATCTTATCAATAAACTTTATGTAGAGTTAAGAggttaattcctttttttttattctgacatTTGTAAAGCCACCGTGACAACTGTTTCGGGAGTAACTATTCCACATCTTAAGAATCTTGTGTTCATTTGAGATATTCACTGTGGTAGaatgtgtacatttttttcttttgagtatagACTCTATTTAGAAAATATAGGGTGATAATCTCATTTTGTTCTCCCTCAAGTGAATTAAAagtcatttgaaattattttcactgGATTCTCGCATAAGGTTCTCCCTAAGGAGAGCCAGCTTTGTTAAAATGAAGGAGACAATAAGAAGAAAAGAGGCTTACATTGCGAGTGTATGTAAGCCAGCTACTTTATTTGGAGAATTGGCTCTCCTAAGTGAGAGTCCTTGACATCACAACGATTCCAGACTTCTCATgctttctatgttttctttttcacatgtCCTTCGCCTCAAACTTTTACCACTTCCATCATTTCATCAAGAGATTTCGCTTCGAATCGACCACCTATTTCCTCAGCTACTTCCCTTGTCAATCACACGCTAATTATTACACATAGAGACTCTCTCTCCCTAATATCTTCCTCAGTTCTCTTTAGGTTCCTTGAGATGTTGCATTTTTGTTAATCCATTTAATTTTGA
The nucleotide sequence above comes from Perognathus longimembris pacificus isolate PPM17 chromosome 9, ASM2315922v1, whole genome shotgun sequence. Encoded proteins:
- the LOC125357776 gene encoding basic proline-rich protein-like gives rise to the protein MAISCRLWIPNGNRGRGAGGAGGRGARGRVRGGLSDTLRRDITPTWVETRTSRPPVLPAHPRLPACTTEFYASIGKAGGRSVCNNVERSGKLNRKWSKPDPWKQRGPASGPGGFRPWRLPALAASGLAASGPGGFRPWRLPALAASRPGGFRPGGFPPWRLPALAASRPGGFRPWRLPALAASRPGGFRPQAASILGGFRPWRLPALEASGPGGFPPWRLLAPGGFRPWRLPSSAASRPGGFPPWRLPAPGGFHPWRLPALAASGLAASSPGGFRPWRLPALAASGLAASGPGGFRPWRLPALAASGPGGFRPWRLPALATSVPGGFQPWRLPSLAASGPGGFRPWRLPALAASGPGGFRPWRLLAPGGFRPWRLPALAASIRGGFRPGRLPALAASGPGGFPPRRLPALWPLGSRVPISPAPHPEPEPGWSWRGPWPGALAAPRGPAPPPPRAPGLRALPACVPPPSVSPWGPWDLEPFPGSREAPPRARGQAGTAPRCAEPPVPGVQSPRCPVWRAPGARCAEPPVTRLGEPPVPGVESPRCPGWESPRCPVWRAPEPGVQSPRCPGWESPSAPVWRAPGARCGEPPVPGVEPPVPRLGEPLGPGLESPRCPVWRAPGARCGEPLGPGVESPSAPVGRAPGAPVGRAPGARCGEPPVPGVESPRRPVWRAPGARCGEPPAPRLGEPPVPGVESPRCPVWRAPGARCGEPPAPGVESPRRPVWRAPGAPVGRAPGARCGEPPAPGVESPRRPVWRAPGAPVGRAPGARCGEPPVPGMESPRCPVWRAPGARLGEPPAPRFAEPPAPA